Part of the Trichocoleus sp. FACHB-46 genome is shown below.
GCCCTCGCAACGCCTGGTGTTGCGTAGCAACTTCGCTGCTTTAGGTATTTAGACCGGCATGGATCAATTTTCAAGAATTTGAGTTGACCAATTTTCATCTACTTTAGGATAAGGGCCACAGAATTGACGCAAGGCATCTTTCAAGTAACTCACTAATCCAAATTTAGGGGAAGCGTTAAATCCAACCTTCAATTTAATTCGTTCCTTGACTGAAGAACTTCCCAGTAGTAAGCCAGGTACTTTAGGTAGTACATGATGCTCATAGTGATAGAAGGTGTAACCATAAAACAAAAAGTTAACGACTGGGTTCACTCGATATGTTCTTGATGCAAACTCTGTGAGTGCTTCACTACCGACAGGTAAGGCGTAATGTGAAACATTTTGCCCTATTCCCCATAAGGGCAAAAATAGGAGACGGCAGAAAAGAAAATAGTAACCTCCTATGTAAAAGAGAAAAACTGTAGTCAGAAAAGTAAATAATTGACAGCAAAGAAAACGTTTATTCCTATAATTTCCACGGCGAAACCAGTGTCCAAGCCAAGCAGAAGTTTTAGGTAGAATAGGAAATATATATCCAGCAATTTCGTGAAATACAGCCCCCCAGCCACATAAAGATAGGTAGTACTGGATTTTTCCTGCGAGGCCTTGATGAGATTCAGTCATATCAATCGTACAACTTGCATGAAGACGTCCGCATAAATGGTGATACGAGTGCGACCACCTCAACAGTAAGTAATTATGACCAACAACAGCGTATCCTAAACAGCCTAGAATGAAATTTAGCTGTTTGTGTCTTGGCCATGTTTTAGGAACTAATACTCCGTGAACAGTCTCGTGGCACCCGTGGTGAAGAGAAAGTATTAAAGGTACAGCGAAAAAACTATAAATATTTTGAAGAGATAGTAGACATATGATTCCCAAGGTAGTTCCTAAAAAGAAAACTGGGCTAAAACCATACCAGAATAGGCTAGCTCTTTGGCTCATGTTGTAGTCTCCAAATAGCGTCTTTTCTCTGCAATTATTTCGCTAATACGTTGCTTAATACCACTTTGATAAGTATCAGTATACTTAACTAATAAAGACTCCCTTTTTTCTGAAATTCTTAATTTATCTTTTACAGATTCAAAATCAATTGCGATTTTGGATAGCCACAACTCATAATATCCATTT
Proteins encoded:
- a CDS encoding fatty acid desaturase — protein: MSQRASLFWYGFSPVFFLGTTLGIICLLSLQNIYSFFAVPLILSLHHGCHETVHGVLVPKTWPRHKQLNFILGCLGYAVVGHNYLLLRWSHSYHHLCGRLHASCTIDMTESHQGLAGKIQYYLSLCGWGAVFHEIAGYIFPILPKTSAWLGHWFRRGNYRNKRFLCCQLFTFLTTVFLFYIGGYYFLFCRLLFLPLWGIGQNVSHYALPVGSEALTEFASRTYRVNPVVNFLFYGYTFYHYEHHVLPKVPGLLLGSSSVKERIKLKVGFNASPKFGLVSYLKDALRQFCGPYPKVDENWSTQILEN